In Deefgea piscis, the DNA window AAACCAGCGGGACCTGGGTCCACACTGTCAATGGCGGGGAATGGACCGGCCAGGACTAAACGTCCTTCCGCTTTAAGTAGTTCCATGCGCGCTAAATGTGCTGGTCGAACAGCAAGTCGATCGGCGAGTGAATCTGCTTTATCGGTACCGATGATGGCGTATAAAGGCATTTAAACAATCCTTGCGATGGTTTAATTAATCTTTTTCTTCGGGCTGAATATGTTTGGATAAATAAACACTTTGTGCCACGACAAAAACGAGCGTGAGTACTAAGGTGCCAAACACTTTAAATTTGACCCAAATGGCTTCGTCAAAGCTATGAAATATGAAGATATTAAGTGCGCCCATCGCGAGAAAAAACAAGGCCCAAGCGTACATTAATCGAGTCCAAATCGAGCGCGGTAAATTCATTTGTGCGCCCATGAGTTTTTCAATTAAATTATTTTGCTTCAGATGCCAAGCGCCAACGAGTACCAAGGTAAATAGCCAATATAAAACAGTTGGCTTCCACATAATAAATTGTTTGTTGTGAAAGACAATGGTGAGTCCGCCCATGATGGTAATCAATACCAGACTAATCCACAGCATTTTGTCGACATGTCGATGGCGAATCCAGCTGTAGACCACTTGTGCAAAAGTGGCTGCAATGGTGACGCCCGTGGCTAGAAAAATATCGTTGGTATAGCTATAAGCGCCGAAAAACAACAGGATAGGAAATAGATCAAAAAGAAATTTCATGCTGTGCGCCCAAAATGGATTTGCGCGATTATGCAGGGGAGTGGGCAGGGATTCAAGGTGAAAAAAACGCCATTCAACCGTTTTTGGTGAATGGCGCTAAAATACCACTGGAGATACACGAAGCATCAGCTTGCGAAACCCATTATGTTTTTTTTCGTGAAGACGTGCGTTGATGTCGATCAAAGTCTGGCGGACTTTGATTGTTAATTTGGCAATAGCGTATGGGTGAGGTGGCGAGCCCGACCCCCGGCACTAGCATCAAAAGCTGTGGCTGCTTCCTTCCGGACCTGACCAAGTTCACCTTCTAGCTATGCGGGGAGGCCCGCCGTCGAGTATTTTGGCATGCAAAATAACGATAGGGCGCAACTATACCATATGTGTTGCAGTTTGCCATGCCTTACGTAATGAATCATGGTCAGTTTTTTGGGCTAGTGCCGTGTAGAGCCATGTGGTTGCCGCTTCTACGCTTAAGCGATCGGCAGCTAATGCATTGATTTCTTGTAAAAAACTACCTGCTGCGTAATGCCCTTGGCGCACTTGACCTCGAATGCACTGACTACAATTTATAATTAGGCTTCCTGCTTGAACTGCATTTTTTAATGCACTTTTTAATAAAAAATGGTCGGGTATGTTGCCACTACCATAGGTTTCTATGGCAATACCAGCAAATACCTGCGAATTTATACTCGATGCTAACCAAGTCTCACAGCCTGGGTAAAGTTTAACACTGAGAATGTTTAGGCTTGGATTGAGCGGGTAAAACTGGTAGTTGCCAGCCTGAATAGTTGGCCATTCCCCTTGCCAGTTTGGCGCTGCAAATGCGGCATCGGCGTCAGCGTCGAGTTTTTTTACGGCATGCCCAGGTAGTAACAAACCACTAAATGCCACCATCACCGCGCGGCGTTGACTTTGCACGCCCTCAAGTGCCAGTTGAAAATTCGCCGGCGCATCGCTACCCAACTCCAGCCACGGGCGCTGAGAACCGGTGATGACGACGGGTTTATCGATTTGACTCAGTTGCCAGTGGAGTGCGGCAGCGGTCCAAGCTAAGGTGTCGGTGCCGTGCAATATAATGAATCCATCAAATTGATGATAGGCAGCGTCAATATCTTGGGCGATTCTTAGCCAATCTAAGGGTTGCATACTTGATGAGTCGAGTGCCTCAGGGTACTCGCGTAAAGTGAGTGAAATGCCGAGGTTATGCTGTTGTGCGAGTAAGTCGGTAATTACTGGACTTAAAATCCCTGCTTTAGGCGCTAAACCTAAAGGGCTTGGCGCGCAGCCTATGGTACCGCCGGTATAGAGGCAAAGAATGCGTTGAGGTGCTTTGTACTGCGCTGGCATGCTAGAATCCTTTCTTTTTTCCGTACAGGAGACGCATCATGGTTATCGTCGATAATCGTAAAGCGTTTCACGACTTCTTTATTGAAGAAAAGCTAGAAGCGGGCATTATGCTCGAAGGGTGGGAAGTTAAGTCCATCCGAGCTGGCCGCGTGCAAATCAAAGAAGCTTATGTGATCCATAAAAATGGTGACTTTTATTTATTTGGTTGCCATATTTCACCGCTGCTTAATGCATCATCGCATGTCGTTCCCGATGTGGTCCGTACGCGCAAATTATTGCTCAAACAACGCGAAATCGATAAGTTGGCGATGAAAGTGGATCGCGCGGGTTATACCGTGGTGCCGGTCAATATGCATCTGAAAAATGGTTTTATCAAAGTTGAGATTGGTCTGGCAAAAGGTAAAAAACAACATGATAAACGCCAAACAGAAAAAGATCGTGAATGGGTGCGTGAAAAAGCCAGAATCGTTCGGGATGCGACCAAACAAGGTTGATTGAATTTTTAGCGATAAAAAAGCCGAATTTATTATTCGGCTTTTTGGTTTCTGTTGACTGAAAACTTAAGACTTGCTGTTATCACCGATTTTGCTTTCTTTACCCTTCATTAGACCGATGATGTTTTGTTTGTGCCGTTGAATCAGTAACACTGCAATCACCGTGACCGCACCAAGATAAACGGTTTGATTTGGCAATAATAAAGCGGTCAGCAACGGCGTTGCTGCGGCTGCGATTAATGCCGATAGCGATGAGATCTTGAGGACTTTGGCCACAAAGATCCAAATTGCGAGTGTGGCTAAGCCAAGCCATAGATTGAGCGCCAATAAAATCCCTGCCGCAGTGGCAACACCTTTACCCCCTTTGAATTTAAAGAAAATCGGCCACATATGACCAATGGTCACGGCAATCATGACGGCGGCAATGGCGAGGGTGTAGCTGGGTGAGCCGGCTTCTCCAAGCCCGATCAGGGGGGCAATCCATTGGGCGGCAAAGACGGCGATCCAGCCTTTTAATGCATCACCAAGTAAGGTGAGTGCAGCCGCTTTTTTATTGCCTGAGCGTAAAACATTGGTAGCGCCTGGATTGTTTGAGCCATAGGTGCGTGGATCAGCTAAGCCCATCGTTTTCGAGACAATCACGGCAAAAGACAGCGATCCGAGTAAATAGGCGGCGATAATCAGCAATGACATTGGCAGCGACATCTAAATTTCCACTACAATTGGGGGGTTTTGATTCTAAGCTAAACCGGCTTCATCCTCAAACCGGTTACGTACACCGACGGTAAACAGATTACATGGATATTATTTATTTGCAGCAAGTGCGTGCCAGCACGGTATTGGGTTGGTACGACTGGGAACGCACACAGTCACAAGTCGTCGAATTGGATTTAGAAATCGGCCTGCCTTCGGCGCGCGCCTGTGTTTCTGATCATTTAAACGACACGATTGATTATGACAAAGTGGTCACGCAGATTCGGCAAGATTTAACCGCCAAGCATTTTCTTCTACTCGAAGCTTTGGCTGAGCATATTGCCAATATTGTGCTGAATGATTTTGGTGCCCCTTGGATTAAAGTTTCGGTCACTAAATTGGGTATTTTGCAAGAAGTTGCTCGCGTTGGGGTTACGATTGAGCGTGGACAGCGTGCTTAAGTGGGTAGTTTAAAGTAACTGGTGTTGAAGATAACACTTTGATTTTATGGCAATAGACTTTGTTTTTTTAGTAAATATTTTTAAATGGATTGAACTTATTACTCTTTGACCCAACTAACTAAACAAAGTTACTAATTAACCAAGGATTTTAAAATGGCGC includes these proteins:
- a CDS encoding septation protein A — its product is MKFLFDLFPILLFFGAYSYTNDIFLATGVTIAATFAQVVYSWIRHRHVDKMLWISLVLITIMGGLTIVFHNKQFIMWKPTVLYWLFTLVLVGAWHLKQNNLIEKLMGAQMNLPRSIWTRLMYAWALFFLAMGALNIFIFHSFDEAIWVKFKVFGTLVLTLVFVVAQSVYLSKHIQPEEKD
- a CDS encoding asparaginase — encoded protein: MPAQYKAPQRILCLYTGGTIGCAPSPLGLAPKAGILSPVITDLLAQQHNLGISLTLREYPEALDSSSMQPLDWLRIAQDIDAAYHQFDGFIILHGTDTLAWTAAALHWQLSQIDKPVVITGSQRPWLELGSDAPANFQLALEGVQSQRRAVMVAFSGLLLPGHAVKKLDADADAAFAAPNWQGEWPTIQAGNYQFYPLNPSLNILSVKLYPGCETWLASSINSQVFAGIAIETYGSGNIPDHFLLKSALKNAVQAGSLIINCSQCIRGQVRQGHYAAGSFLQEINALAADRLSVEAATTWLYTALAQKTDHDSLRKAWQTATHMV
- a CDS encoding YciI family protein; its protein translation is MPLYAIIGTDKADSLADRLAVRPAHLARMELLKAEGRLVLAGPFPAIDSVDPGPAGFSGSLIVAEFESLTDAKTWASADPYVTSGIFTDVSVKPFRHVLP
- the smpB gene encoding SsrA-binding protein SmpB codes for the protein MVIVDNRKAFHDFFIEEKLEAGIMLEGWEVKSIRAGRVQIKEAYVIHKNGDFYLFGCHISPLLNASSHVVPDVVRTRKLLLKQREIDKLAMKVDRAGYTVVPVNMHLKNGFIKVEIGLAKGKKQHDKRQTEKDREWVREKARIVRDATKQG
- the plsY gene encoding glycerol-3-phosphate 1-O-acyltransferase PlsY, coding for MSLPMSLLIIAAYLLGSLSFAVIVSKTMGLADPRTYGSNNPGATNVLRSGNKKAAALTLLGDALKGWIAVFAAQWIAPLIGLGEAGSPSYTLAIAAVMIAVTIGHMWPIFFKFKGGKGVATAAGILLALNLWLGLATLAIWIFVAKVLKISSLSALIAAAATPLLTALLLPNQTVYLGAVTVIAVLLIQRHKQNIIGLMKGKESKIGDNSKS
- a CDS encoding dihydroneopterin aldolase; translation: MDIIYLQQVRASTVLGWYDWERTQSQVVELDLEIGLPSARACVSDHLNDTIDYDKVVTQIRQDLTAKHFLLLEALAEHIANIVLNDFGAPWIKVSVTKLGILQEVARVGVTIERGQRA